The following coding sequences are from one Luteolibacter rhizosphaerae window:
- a CDS encoding head-tail adaptor protein, whose protein sequence is MNPGLLRHPIRIERPVTTVDELGQPVPGWERVGVCFARRMKERAGAETVRSDRPVEQRRAVFRVRSQPFLRRYREGDRLVELARGEMPEVVWEIEGWAEVDGTNGSFVEVLVLLMSFH, encoded by the coding sequence ATGAATCCAGGACTTTTGAGGCATCCGATCCGGATCGAGCGGCCGGTGACGACGGTGGACGAGCTCGGGCAACCGGTGCCGGGGTGGGAGCGCGTGGGTGTGTGCTTCGCACGGCGGATGAAGGAGCGGGCCGGGGCGGAGACGGTGAGGAGCGACCGGCCGGTGGAGCAGCGGCGGGCGGTGTTCCGGGTGCGGAGTCAGCCGTTCTTGCGGAGGTATCGCGAGGGGGACCGGCTGGTGGAGTTGGCGCGGGGAGAAATGCCGGAGGTGGTTTGGGAGATTGAAGGGTGGGCGGAGGTGGATGGGACAAACGGAAGTTTTGTCGAAGTGCTGGTCCTCCTGATGAGCTTCCACTAA
- a CDS encoding aspartate carbamoyltransferase catalytic subunit yields MARKDLLDIASLDREEIDLLLNQAVPFKELFTRSVKKVPALKGKSVLMLFYEPSTRTHSSFEVAAKRLSADVTNFDVPHSSVVKGESVRETIETLQAMRTDFIVVRHKQSGLPGMIARMTKASVINAGDGSHAHPTQGLLDAFTMKEVFPELSGRKVLIIGDILHSRVARSTSTILKRLGVEVAYLGPGSLVPKVGPENIRRFTDYEEAMKWKPDVVYLLRVQMERQDVQYFPSLREYHKVYGITEERLKRIDGDGLWLMHPGPVNRGVELCDGAMDYSRTLINRQVENGIAVRMAVLYWLKPEGEDAK; encoded by the coding sequence ATGGCCCGTAAGGACCTGCTCGACATCGCCTCGCTCGACCGGGAGGAAATCGATCTCCTCTTGAACCAAGCCGTTCCCTTCAAGGAACTCTTCACCCGTTCCGTCAAGAAGGTCCCCGCGCTGAAGGGGAAGTCGGTGCTCATGCTTTTCTACGAGCCCAGCACCCGCACCCATTCGTCCTTTGAAGTGGCGGCCAAGCGTCTCTCCGCGGATGTGACGAACTTCGATGTGCCGCACTCGTCGGTGGTGAAGGGGGAGTCCGTGCGCGAGACGATCGAGACCCTGCAGGCCATGCGCACCGATTTCATCGTGGTGCGGCACAAGCAGAGCGGCCTGCCCGGCATGATCGCCCGCATGACCAAGGCGAGTGTGATCAACGCTGGTGACGGTTCCCATGCGCACCCGACACAAGGACTGCTCGACGCCTTCACGATGAAGGAGGTCTTCCCGGAGCTCTCGGGCCGCAAGGTCCTCATCATCGGGGATATCCTGCATAGCCGCGTGGCGCGCTCTACCAGCACGATTCTAAAGCGCCTCGGCGTGGAGGTCGCTTACCTCGGGCCTGGTTCTTTGGTGCCGAAAGTGGGGCCGGAGAACATCCGACGCTTCACGGACTACGAGGAAGCGATGAAGTGGAAGCCGGACGTGGTCTATCTCCTCCGGGTCCAGATGGAGCGGCAAGACGTGCAGTACTTTCCGAGCCTGCGCGAGTATCACAAGGTCTACGGGATCACCGAAGAGCGGCTGAAGCGCATCGATGGAGATGGACTCTGGCTGATGCATCCCGGCCCGGTGAACCGCGGAGTGGAGCTCTGCGATGGCGCGATGGATTACTCGCGGACCCTCATCAATCGCCAGGTAGAGAACGGCATCGCGGTGCGCATGGCGGTGCTTTACTGGCTCAAGCCGGAAGGGGAGGACGCGAAGTAA
- a CDS encoding head maturation protease, ClpP-related — protein MKRPILIENEELFAVLDERRMTPAMKARRPERVLPEITNLSVGGKGKKKAATMFLYDAVSFWTGNDARTFQRKLAETDAEEIHLHINSPGGSVFEGVAIYNLLAGHEAEVIVHIDGLAASIASVIALAGDTIHIAENGMVMIHNPSVVAWGDSTMMRKQAEILDKIRDAILNTYETRTRMGREDLSAEMEAETWYSADEAIKAGFAMHKTSAREETALWVPGDFEGLPAAAMMLGRKSAELGAGSGEEEDGNRQDAKSAKEERGSLEDVAGAADFIARMKLAHGL, from the coding sequence ATGAAGAGGCCGATTTTGATAGAGAACGAGGAGCTGTTTGCGGTGCTGGATGAGCGGCGGATGACGCCGGCGATGAAAGCGCGGCGGCCGGAGAGGGTATTGCCGGAGATCACGAACCTGAGCGTTGGCGGGAAGGGGAAGAAGAAGGCGGCGACGATGTTCCTGTATGATGCGGTATCGTTCTGGACGGGGAACGATGCGCGGACTTTCCAGCGGAAGCTGGCAGAGACGGATGCGGAGGAGATTCACCTCCACATCAACTCGCCGGGCGGGTCGGTGTTCGAGGGGGTGGCGATCTACAACCTGCTGGCAGGGCATGAGGCGGAGGTGATCGTCCACATCGACGGGCTGGCGGCGTCGATCGCGTCGGTGATCGCGTTGGCGGGCGATACGATCCACATCGCGGAGAACGGGATGGTGATGATCCACAACCCGAGCGTGGTGGCTTGGGGCGATTCGACGATGATGCGGAAGCAGGCGGAGATCCTGGACAAGATCCGGGATGCCATCCTGAATACATACGAGACGCGGACGCGGATGGGTCGGGAGGATCTCTCGGCGGAGATGGAGGCGGAGACCTGGTATTCGGCGGACGAGGCGATCAAGGCGGGGTTCGCGATGCACAAGACGAGCGCGAGGGAGGAGACGGCGTTGTGGGTGCCGGGAGACTTTGAAGGTCTTCCCGCGGCGGCGATGATGTTGGGGAGGAAGAGCGCGGAGCTTGGAGCGGGGAGCGGGGAGGAAGAAGATGGGAACCGCCAAGACGCCAAGAGCGCCAAGGAAGAAAGAGGGAGTTTGGAGGATGTGGCGGGGGCTGCTGACTTCATTGCACGCATGAAGCTGGCCCATGGACTCTGA
- a CDS encoding phage portal protein, producing the protein MALLWSALLVWRARRRRPEALQAMQLYRSNGDKRERERKHRLAGFLGDAPNEAMTWTQLREALLYTMILRGNAHARCFWSGGFVREMFPLPL; encoded by the coding sequence GTGGCGCTCCTATGGTCCGCCCTGTTGGTCTGGCGGGCGAGGCGGAGGAGGCCGGAAGCTCTGCAGGCGATGCAGCTCTACCGCTCGAATGGGGACAAACGGGAGCGGGAGAGGAAGCACCGGCTGGCGGGGTTCCTCGGGGATGCGCCGAATGAGGCGATGACCTGGACACAGCTCCGGGAGGCTTTGCTCTACACGATGATCCTGCGCGGGAATGCGCATGCGCGGTGCTTCTGGTCGGGCGGGTTCGTTCGGGAGATGTTCCCGCTGCCGCTGTGA
- a CDS encoding phage portal protein, with protein MTDLRRVVYEIGTNPWKVPAGNFSKPDVAHFKALSADGIDGINPIKHCRLSTGAAAALATYGKSSAEDGQPIRGIITAQTTFKNHDQAKDVRKRWSEAWHGAQNGDGVAIFEGGDMKFHQVTMSMRDAQFIESMSFSVEEICRIFNVPPHKVQKLDRATFNNIEHLSREFYMATLVPWITRVEATLNQCLLTKGDRDAGFYLRHNADGLLRGDLQSRSEAMAKQIVSGLMTPNEGRALEDRAPLPGGDVLIFASNHVPLETLGAESVEPGGGRKEKAGAE; from the coding sequence ATCACGGACTTGCGGCGGGTGGTGTACGAGATCGGGACGAACCCTTGGAAGGTGCCGGCGGGGAACTTCTCGAAGCCGGACGTGGCGCACTTCAAGGCGCTGTCGGCGGATGGCATCGACGGGATCAATCCGATCAAGCATTGCCGCCTCTCCACCGGGGCCGCGGCGGCCTTGGCGACCTATGGCAAGAGCTCGGCGGAGGATGGGCAGCCGATCCGCGGGATCATCACGGCGCAGACCACGTTCAAGAACCACGACCAGGCGAAGGATGTCCGGAAGCGTTGGAGCGAAGCGTGGCACGGCGCGCAGAACGGCGACGGGGTGGCGATCTTCGAGGGCGGGGACATGAAGTTCCACCAGGTGACGATGAGCATGCGCGACGCGCAGTTCATCGAGAGCATGAGCTTCTCGGTGGAGGAGATCTGCCGGATCTTCAATGTGCCACCGCACAAGGTGCAGAAGCTCGACCGGGCGACTTTCAACAACATCGAGCACCTCTCGCGCGAGTTCTACATGGCGACGCTGGTGCCGTGGATCACGCGGGTCGAGGCGACGCTCAACCAGTGCTTGCTGACCAAGGGGGATCGGGATGCGGGGTTCTATCTGCGGCACAATGCGGACGGACTGTTGCGGGGTGATCTGCAGAGCCGGTCGGAGGCGATGGCAAAGCAGATCGTTTCCGGGCTCATGACTCCGAATGAAGGCCGGGCGCTCGAGGACCGCGCGCCGCTACCGGGTGGAGACGTGCTCATTTTCGCATCCAATCACGTGCCGCTGGAGACGCTTGGAGCGGAGAGCGTGGAGCCGGGAGGGGGGAGGAAGGAGAAGGCAGGTGCCGAGTGA
- the purD gene encoding phosphoribosylamine--glycine ligase, whose protein sequence is MKIVVVGKGGREHALVRALAESPSAPELFCFPGSDAIFQIARPVAAEGLESLVEWMEVHEIDLCVAGEESYLVKGEGLANLCEKAGIPCWGPHFQSAQLEASKEFAKQFLERHGIPTAKASATADLAEARAAIAGRYPTVLKFDGLAAGKGVAVCMNEAEGEAFLDEVFTQQRFGPGRVLVEDFLTGPEVSIFAAIVDDQYLVFTPARDYKRIGEGDAGANTGGMGAVASRQLIPAELLADIQSGIVAPTVAGLRKDGLPYRGFLYFGLMLTPQGPKVIEYNCRFGDPECQAVMPLVKGDLAEFCLAGAKGELKPDLISFDEGWSVCVVLASAGYPESSRNGDVISGLDHPAENRVYHAGTRRNPAGEWETNGGRVLAAVAGGATRQEAVAAAHAAADQISFDGAQRRRDIGILHFQD, encoded by the coding sequence ATGAAGATCGTCGTTGTGGGCAAGGGAGGGCGCGAGCACGCGCTGGTGAGGGCATTGGCGGAATCCCCGTCGGCCCCGGAGCTATTCTGTTTCCCGGGTAGCGATGCGATCTTCCAGATTGCCCGCCCGGTCGCCGCGGAAGGGCTGGAATCACTGGTGGAATGGATGGAGGTCCACGAGATCGACCTCTGCGTGGCGGGGGAGGAGAGCTATCTGGTGAAGGGCGAAGGGCTGGCCAATCTCTGCGAGAAGGCCGGGATCCCTTGCTGGGGTCCGCATTTCCAGTCCGCCCAGCTCGAGGCGAGCAAGGAGTTCGCGAAGCAATTCCTGGAGCGCCACGGCATTCCTACGGCCAAGGCGAGCGCCACGGCGGATCTGGCGGAAGCACGCGCCGCGATCGCGGGCAGGTATCCGACCGTTCTCAAGTTCGACGGGCTGGCCGCTGGCAAGGGCGTGGCGGTCTGCATGAATGAAGCGGAAGGCGAGGCCTTCCTCGACGAGGTTTTCACACAGCAGCGCTTCGGTCCCGGCCGGGTGCTGGTGGAGGATTTCCTGACCGGTCCGGAAGTTTCGATCTTCGCCGCCATCGTCGACGACCAGTACTTGGTCTTCACGCCGGCCCGCGACTACAAGCGGATCGGGGAAGGGGATGCGGGTGCTAACACCGGCGGCATGGGGGCGGTCGCCAGCCGCCAGCTGATCCCGGCGGAGCTGCTCGCCGACATTCAATCCGGAATCGTGGCCCCCACGGTGGCGGGTCTACGGAAGGATGGTCTCCCGTATCGCGGTTTCCTCTACTTCGGCCTGATGCTCACGCCGCAGGGGCCGAAGGTGATCGAGTACAACTGCCGCTTCGGTGATCCCGAATGCCAGGCGGTGATGCCGCTGGTGAAGGGCGACCTCGCGGAGTTCTGTCTGGCCGGTGCCAAGGGCGAGCTGAAGCCGGACCTGATCTCCTTCGACGAAGGTTGGAGCGTCTGCGTGGTGCTCGCTTCCGCCGGGTATCCGGAGTCTTCCCGTAATGGCGATGTCATCAGCGGGCTTGATCATCCCGCCGAGAACCGGGTCTATCACGCCGGTACGCGCCGCAATCCCGCGGGTGAGTGGGAGACCAATGGTGGTCGGGTGCTCGCCGCCGTGGCCGGTGGTGCGACCCGCCAGGAAGCGGTCGCCGCCGCCCACGCTGCGGCGGATCAGATCAGCTTCGACGGGGCGCAGCGCCGTCGCGACATCGGCATTCTCCATTTCCAAGACTGA
- the pyrR gene encoding bifunctional pyr operon transcriptional regulator/uracil phosphoribosyltransferase PyrR has product MSRILGPEDIEQGVTALAAAIRERTAGEPIALVGIRSRGDEVAERVCNKLAEEDRELSMGILDISLYRDDYEHLRENPKLQESDIPFTVDGAHVILVDDVLFTGRTIRAALDALSDYGRPAKVELATLIDRGHREMPIQPDYTGILLETSRHDHVLVSLEATDGEDKIEIVERKPE; this is encoded by the coding sequence ATGAGCCGCATCCTCGGACCCGAAGACATCGAACAAGGCGTGACGGCCCTCGCGGCCGCGATCCGCGAGCGTACGGCGGGCGAACCGATTGCCCTCGTCGGCATCCGCAGCCGTGGCGATGAGGTCGCCGAGCGCGTGTGCAACAAGCTGGCGGAAGAGGATCGCGAGCTTTCCATGGGCATCCTCGATATCTCGCTCTATCGCGACGACTACGAGCATCTGCGCGAGAACCCGAAGCTGCAGGAGAGCGACATTCCCTTCACGGTGGATGGGGCGCATGTCATCCTTGTCGATGATGTACTCTTCACCGGGCGCACGATCCGTGCCGCGCTCGATGCTCTTTCCGATTACGGCCGCCCGGCGAAGGTCGAGCTGGCCACCCTGATCGACCGCGGCCACCGCGAAATGCCGATCCAGCCGGACTACACCGGCATCCTCCTAGAAACATCACGACACGATCACGTGCTTGTTTCCTTGGAAGCCACCGACGGCGAGGACAAGATCGAGATCGTCGAACGCAAACCCGAGTAG